The Deltaproteobacteria bacterium region GTGAAAAGTGAACTGGGGAAATATCCGGAACAGCTCTTCAAGCGCTTCGAGCCGGAAGCATTTGCTGCGGCCTCGCTCGGGCAGGTGCATCGTGCCCTCCTCAAAAACGGCGAAGACGTAGTGGTCAAGATTCAGTATCCCGGCGTGGACCGGACTGTCACGCAAGACTTGAAGAACCTCCGAGCGTTATTACAGGTCTTCACGGTGATGACGCGCGATGTGCTGCGACAGAAGTTCGACGCCAGCGACGCCTATCACGAGATGGAAGAACGCTTATCCGAAGAGCTAGACTATCTTCACGAAGCCGACAATATCGGACTGTTTCGGCGATTGTTTGCCGATGACGATGAAATCATCGTTCCCCGAGTCTATCCCAAGTTTTCGTCCCGCCGTGTGCTGACGATGGAATTCATCGATGGGTATACGCTGCCGGATATTGCCGCGCCTGGAGTCGAGAAAACACTGCAAGACTGGGTAGTCATCAAATACTTCACTATTACCTGGCGGCAACTGTTTGCCTTTGGCGCGCTGCATACCGATCCCCACCCGGGCAATTATCTGGTGACCTATCATCCCAAACTGGCCATGCTCGACTTTGGCAGCATCCGCGTCTTTCCCGAGGAGGTTCGCCGGCAGTATCTCGCGCTAGCGAAAGCGATTTTGGCCAAGGACGAAGAAGCAATGGGGCGCTGCTTCGTGGCGCTGGGGTATCTTGCGCCGAACCAAGACCCCAAGCCGCTCGCGCGCGTTATGGGGATCATGTTTGAAGGAGTGATTGAAGATAAAGCATTCGATCCGCGCGATTTCGACTCCATGGCGAAAACCATGGAGATTGCCAGCATTGGGCTCGAACATCGCATCTTTACTGCGCCTGGACATCATCCTTTCTTGATGCGCGCTCTTCTGGGCCTGGATGGATACATCCACCAGTTCGGTGTTGTCACCAACTGGCACCGGTTGTTTCGTCAATGCTTAGACAACGCTCCGGCCTGAACTTGCCCTTGCCGGAATGAACGGACACCCGAGCGTCAGGGGGAGCCTGTTTAGCGTCCTTCTAGCACCCGGATACGATAGGAATGAAACGGCGGAATATCCACCTGAAAGAAGAGAAAGCGGAAACCGTCCTCGGCCTCGGTCGGCAACTCTTCGAGCTCCATATCTTTCAGGGCTTTCTTGCCGCTTTCGTAGGCTTCTTCTCGTAACGCTTCGGCTTTGCGGTTGTAGCCATAGTCGCGCAACAGCACGACCCCGTCTTTATCCAGCAACTCGAATTGCATCTTGACGTAACTGAGGGGCTTGCCGGAGGTATTTTTCACCCGGCCGGTAATGAGAAAAATGGGCTCGCCGGAGCCTTCCATACTGGCAAAAGTGCTCCATTCACCTTTTGGGGAGAGGATGGCAACTCCTGCGGTTGGTGCCGGGGCCACGGTTCCCGCGACGGCTTTGCCCGCGTCTGGGATGCCAGGGATATCGATGGCTTTGCTCTGAGACGGAGCAAGCAGAACGAGCCCAAGAAAAACCAACCCGTGTAACACCTGTGTTTTCATGACTCTTTCCAATCTATCGCCGGACAAGGAAATTCCTCTGCTCGTTCCGTCTCACGGTATTTATCCATCCTGCTGAGCAAATTGTTGGAGATCGACGGATCGTCCTACCAGGACCAGAAAATCCAGCCGCCCGAGCGGCTGGTCTGGATTCGGCAGTTCGTCTTGTCCGTGCAGGCCGCCATGACGGACTGCGACGGCGGTGACGTTGAAGTTCGTCCTGAGCTGAATTTCTCGCAAGGTTTTCCCGGTGTGACGAGAGGGCACTGGAAGAATCTCGACGACGTATTCGTGGGGAAGTCGAACCTGTTGATGCCCGGCGTTGGCGCCCTGTTCGGAACGCAGGCTCAATCCCAAGTATTCGTGCCGTAGGATCTCGCGATGATAGAGGTCCAGGACGTCGCGCTGGGAAATCATGCCGTGCAGTTTGCCGCTGTCGTGCGCTGTGACGGGGAGATATTCTTGCTCGGCCAGCGAGAATTTTTCCAGGCAGCGGGCAATCGTCTCTTCCGGGTGTGTGGGCCGTGCCGAAGGGTGCAGCAAATCTTTAGCAATGACCAGCGCATCGAGCGAGTCTTCGCGTAACAGGTCTTTTACGTCATGGATAGAGATTTCGCCGAGCAGTCGCTGTCGGTCATCGACCACAAAACACAAGGAAGCGTCATGGAGGAGAAAATGCTGCACGATTTCGTTAAAAGGCGCTTGCTCCGGCAAGGTCGGTGCCTCGCGACGCATGACTTGTTCGACGGTAAACGCTTGCATGAGGTTTTCTTCCCGGCGACGCACGTCGATGCCGCGTCGGAGTAAATGAATGGTGTAGATGGATTCTTCCCGCAGTAGCTTGGCGACGAGGGTGCTGACGGAGCAGCTCAACATGAGGGGGAGGATGATGTGGTAATCATTGGTCAGCTCGAACAAGAGGATCAGCGCGGTGATGGGAGAGTGGGTGGCACCGGCGAGAAACGCGCCCATCCCTACGAGCGCGTACCCTCCGCTGGGAGCGGTAAAAGAAGGGAATACAGCTCCAGCGCCCATGCCCATCAGCCCGCCGGTGATGGCACCTAAATAGAGAGAGGGCAGAAAGACACCGCCAGACCCGCCCGAGGCCAGGGTCAGACTGGTGGCGAGCATTTTGACGGGGAGCAGCAGGAGCAGCCAAGTCCACGAGACGCCGCCGCGCAAGATGTTATCCATCGTGGCATAGCCGACGCCATAGATGTCGGGCACAACCAGCAGCGCGAATCCCAGAATGAGGCCGCCGAGCGCGGGTTTGAGCAGCATAGGGATGTGAATTTTGCCGAAGCCCTTCTCCAGCATATCGAGCACCAGCATGAAGGAGACGCCCCCGAGGCCGCAAGCGATCCCCAAGAGTAGATACAGCGGGAGTTCCCACACGCTTAACAGAGCGTACCCAGGGACAACGAAGGCCGGATGATTGCCGAAATAAGCGCGGCTGACCACCGTGGCCAGGACGGAGGAGAGCATCACCGGGCCGAACGCCGGCATGGCGAAGTTCCGCATAATGACTTCGAGGGCGAAAAACGCGCCGGCAATGGGGGCATTAAAGGCGGCGGCAATGCCGCCGGCTACTCCGCAGCCGACGAGGGTGGGCAGGCGATTTTGTGGGATCTGCAAGAGCTGGCCCAGGAAAGAACCCAGGGCGGCACCAATCTGCACGATGGGTCCCTCACGTCCCACCGAGCCCCCAGTCCCAATCGTGAGCGCTGACGCCAGGGATTTCACGATGGCGACCCGGGGACGAATCTTGCCGCCTCCGAGCATGACGGCCTCGATGACTTGCGGGACGCCGTGACCTTGGGCCTCACGAGAGACCAGAAAGACCAAGGGCGCGACCAGGAGTCCCCCGCACGCGGGCACGAGCAGATAACTGTACCACGGCAGATGAGGAAGAATGTACAGCGGAGCTTCAGTCGAGCCGATGGCGACCCACTGCACCGTGCGAATCAGCTCATCGAAGGCAATGGCACCTCCTCCGGTGACGAGGCCAACGACACAAGCCAAGACGATGAACGAAAGAGGCTGGATCTGATCGATCTGTTCACGCAGGCGTCGCAGCAGTGGGGGAAGGGGAGAGGCCGTAAATATGGTCTTTCTTTCAGGGCAAGATGCCAGTCGTCCTCGTGTGCCATTTGCAGACGACAGCCTTCGCGTCTCCTTACCCATGGGGATGGGGCCTGTCAAGCGCCGAAAGAATCCCTTGACTTTCCAGGGAAAGCCTCTAGAGTAACACCCTTCATCTATTTGGCCTGCCCTGGGAGGGGGTGACGCCGCACATGGCAGGAGTACGCGTAAAGGACAACGAGCCGATCGAAAGTGCCATCCGTCGCTTTAAGAAGCAATGCGAAAAGGCGGGCATACTTCAGGAACTCAAAAAGCGCGAACATTATGAAAAGCCAAGTGTCCGACGGAAACGGAAAGCCATCGCCGCACGCAAGCGAGCGCTCCGTCGTGCCAGTCGGTCTTTTTATTAGTTCGCCGAGCGAGCGCTACCTCATCGCCTATTTACTCTGAAGAATGAGGAGCGTCTCCACCAACCTCTCCCTGCACCCACTCCCCCTGGAGTGGGTGTTTTTTTCCAACGGCTGAGGCGACTCCGCCGACAGCCGTTACTGGATGGCCTCCCATGGCGGAACGGATCCCAGAAGAAGTTCTGACAGACATCCGTGCTCGCGTCAGCATTGTCGAAGTCATTTCCTCCCACGTCGCCTTGCGCAAAGCCGGACGGAGCTACACCGGCCTATGCCCGTTCCACAATGAGAGCACGCCTTCTTTCAGTGTGAACGAAGAAGGGGGATTTTTTCATTGCTTCGGCTGCGGGGCTGGCGGAAATGCCTTCTCCTTTCTGACCCGGGTCGAGGGTATCTCCTTTCCCGAAGCGGTGCGCCGTCTGGCCGCCAAATCTGGCGTAGCGCTGCCGCAGTCCGCCCAGGACCCGCAAGCACGGGAACGCCTGCTCCTGCTGCGCTTGAATGAGGTGGCGGCGACGTATTTTCAGCGCTGTCTGTGGGGCAATATCGGCGACCCTGCGCGTCGCTATTTGACGGAACGCGGGCTGGAGCGGCCTATTACCGAACAATTCCGTCTTGGCTTCGCTCCGCCGGGAAGGGAAGGGCTCACACGTTTTTTATCGGGGCAGCGTGCCGACCTGGACAAGGCGTCGGAACTGGGGCTGATTGGGAAAGGGGCAGACGGACGCTACTACGATAAGTTCCGTCATCGTCTGATGTTTCCCATCACCGATATCGTTGGCCGCATCGTGGGGTTCGGTGGCAGGCTGTTACCCATGGCCGTCCCGACTTCCGGGAAGACTTACCATCTGCCGAAATATCTCAACTCTCCGGATTCCGTTTTGTACAAGAAGGGTGCGTTGCTCTACGGACTTTCCCAGGCAAAAGACGCGATCCGGCAACGCGGGCGAGCGATCTTCGTGGAAGGCTATATCGACCTCTTAGCGCTGGTGCAGTGCGGCCAAACGGAGACGGTAGCGGTGCTTGGCACGGCGCTAGGTGTTGAGCAACTCAAAACCATGAGCCGCGCCACCGGAGTGACGGAGGCATGTTTGTTTTTCGATGGCGACGAAGCCGGTCGCCGCGCTGCCCTGAGAGCATTCCCGCTTTGTATCGAAGCCGAAGTACGAGGCCGGGGAGTTTTTCTGCCACAAGGGGAAGATCCGGATACGTTCGTGCGCAAGCAGGGTGCTGAAGCGATCAGCCGGTTGGTGGACCAGGCCGAGCCGCTGGAAGATTTCTATTTTGCGCGCCATGCCCCGCCTCCCGGTGCCTCTGCCTTGCAGCGAGCGCAAGCAGCGCGCAGCGCGATGGCGGTGTTGAGCGGAGTCAGTGACGCAGTAGCGCGCGGTGCCTTCCTGACCCAAATTGCTCAGCGCTTCTCCGTGAATGAAGAAGAATTGCGACGGACGGCATCGGCAGCGCCGGAGCCCACTCCTTCCGCTGCTCCGCCACGACGAGAAAAAGAAGAGCGGCTCAGCGGTCAGGCTGCGGTCGAGGCGGAATTGATCCAGCTCATGTTGCTTGATCGACACTGTGCCTTACGCCTCGTCGAGGAGGACATTTTTCCCGCCTTCCAACAGTGGGGTGCCTTGGCCCAGGAGATTAGCGAGGCGTGGCGCCAGAGCGAGCACATCGATCTCAGTGCCTTTTTCGCTAAACTGCCGAAGAAGTTGGCGGACTTGGTCTCGCGTGCGTATGGGCGGGCGCTGACCGAAGAAGAAGAAGTGTCGCGGCAACGCCTGTTCGCCGATTGCGTGACGAAGCTACGAGACACACAGCGGAAATCTGCAAAAGAGCGTGTGCTGCAAGAACTTCGCGAAGCCGAGCGGCGGGGCGATGAAGCAGCCGTGCGTCTTGGACTCCAACGCTTGCGCTAGTCGCAGGGGTAGGAATAGGAAAACCGAAGACCGCGTGATATGTAAAACTCCGAATGCAAACATTACGGACCCATAGCTCAGTTGGTCAGAGCTGCCGGCTCATAACCGGCTGGTCCCAGGTTCAAGTCCTGGTGGGTCCATTTTTTCAGATTCGGCTAGATTGGCACGCGTCCGACAGGATGGGTTTAGCACGAAAGGAGGTTCTCGTTGGCCTCGCAGATTGACCTGCTGTCTGCGCTTCAGGAAATCGATCAGCGCCTACAGTCAAAAGGGCTTGCCCTCCAAGAGCTGCGTCAGCAGACGACGGCTCTCTTCTCCGACATCGACGCCAAAGAGCGCGAAGTAGAAACACGGCAACAACATCTTCTCCAGTTGGAAACGAACCGGCGCACCGCTGAGCTCCAGCTACGCACAGAGGAAGACAAGATCAAGGAGAAGCGCGTGCGCTTAAACCGCATCCGCAATGAGCGCGAATTGCAAGCGTTGCGGCGCGAGATCGACTCGATGAAGGAGACGAACGGCAAATTAGAGGAAGAAGCGCTCCAGCTCTTGGAAGAGATCGAGAAAGAGAAGACCGCTCTTGCGCTGACCCAGGCGCAAGTCGAGGAGTTACAGGGCCAGGTCGACGCCGAGACGGCGCGCATCGCCGCACAAATCGTAACCCTCGGAGAAGAGCTACGCCTCGAACAGGGCGGACGTGAGCAACTCGCCTCCAGTATCGAGACGGAGCTGCGCGCGCGCTACGAGCGGCTCTTCGCTAAGCGGGGCGGTTGGGCGGTGGTGGAACTCCGCGCTGGCACCTGCCAAGGCTGCCATATGCATATCCCTCCGCATACCGGCAACCAGATTCTGAGTAATATGCAGCAAAATACGGGAGTCATTTTTCACTGTCCGCACTGCGGGCGCATCCTGGTGTGGAAAATTGAGCAAAGCCCCCCACCTCAGGACTGAACAAGTGGGTGGGAGAAGATTGAACGATCGCGTGCCGATATGATCGGCGCGAGGAAAGTCCGGACTCCCTGAAGCAGGATGGCCGCTAACGACGGCCCGTCGCGAGGCGGGGAAAGTGCCACAGAAAAAAGACCGCTCATCCAGATAGAGATAGAGATGTGAGACAGAGAACAAAAACTCTCTATCTCTATTTCCCTTCTCTATCTGGAGAGTAAGGGTGAAAAGGTGAGGTAAAAGCTCACCAGCGCTCTTAGTAATGAGAGCGGTTGGGTAAACCCCATCCGGAGCAAGACCAAATAGGAGGTGCCCTCTTGGGGGTAGGAGTCGCTTCACTCCTCTCCGGGTTCGGTCGCTAGAGCGGGTTGGCAACAATTCGCCCAGAGGAATGATCGTTGCCTCCTTTTGTTAGAAGGAGGCACAGAATCCGGCTTATCGATCTTCTCCCACCTGCCTGTTTGCGGTGCACTCCTTTAGAAAGAAAGAGGATAGGTATAGACGAATGAATGGAAACCGCTGTGGCTTGAGGTTTGTAAAGTTGACATTAATCGAACGTGGTGCGCGCTTCGTCTTTGTGGCTCGTTTCATGTTCGGGTGCTTGGCCGTGGGCCTTGGCTTGGCGCTGCCGCTTTGCCGTGTGTTTGCCGAAGGTGCGGGAGATGACTTACCAACGCCACTGCTCTCCGCTTCGCGTACCCTGACGCTCGATGAGGCGTATCGTTTAGCAGTAGGAAACGAAGAGCAGGTGAAAATTTCCGAGCGCGAATTAGTCAAAGCGCAACTGCTGCCGTGGCGGGCAATGACACTCCTGACCCCGCGTGCCGATGTGACCGGCACCTTCACGCGTAATAAAGATGAAATTTCCTTCACTGCCCAACCTACGTTGCCAGGGCAGGCCGGCACGCCTTCGACAATCCGTCCCTTGGAAAGTTGGGTCGGCACGTTTTCGGTCACTCAGCCCTTGATTCAGCCGTCATTTATTCCTTCCTGGCAACTGGGCAAAGATGCCATTCGTCAGAACGAGCAGCGCCACGGTTTTACCGTGCGCGAAGTGCTCTTCGGCGTGGCTCGGGCGTACTACGACGTCCTGCGTGCGCAAGCACTCGTGGGCGTCTCGGAGGATACCCTCAAACTCACACAAGACGAGTTGAAACAAGCGCAGGTGCGCTTTCGGGTGGGGGAGGTAACGAAGACGGATGTGCTGCGCGCCGAGGTCGAATCGTCGCGGGCAGCACGAGCGCTGATTACGGCGAAGAATACCCGACAACTGACGTTTGCGGTTCTAGGTCGCACCGTCGGTGTTCCTGGAGTCGACGGTGTTGTCGAGCCGACTCCTCCAGTGTCGTCCGGCGAACGGTATGAGCAATTGTTGGCCAAAGCGTATAAACAACGTCAAGACCTGCGCGCACAGGAGGCGGCAGTAGAGGTGGCACGCCAGCGCCGCAACTTGGTGCGGGCGCGTTATTTTCCGTCGGTGGGCGCAGTCTGGCAGTTTCCCAAGCTGGACTCGCCTACGTTCGCCAACCGGGACGAGTTCTGGACCTTGACGCTGAACTTTCAGATTCCGGTGTTCGATGGCGGGGTGCGGGAGCTGGATCTGCAAGAGGAAAACGAAAACCTCGCGCAAACACAGCTCCAACTCGACCGTCTCAAGAAGGACGTGAGCATCGAAATTCAACAGGCGTTCTTAGCGGTCGAGACGCTGACGGCAACCCTGGAGACACTGAAGAAGGAAGTGAGCCTGGCGCAAGAAAACTACAACATCACCTCCAAGCAATATCGTGTCGGTCTTGCCACCAGTTTGGATGTCAACACGGCGCTCAACGCGCTGAACCAAACGCGAACGCAACTCAACGACCAGACCTATGCCTACCAGGTGGTGCTGCTAGGGTTAGATCGCGCGGTCGGCGTCTTTGGCCAGGAGTACGTCGCTCAGCGCTGAGTGCCGTTTACCAGAGTAATAAACTCCTCGCGCGTGGCTTGTTGGCTGCGGAAGGCACCCAACATGGTGCTGGTGGTGACGATGGAGTTCTGCTTCTCCACTCCGCGCATGCGCATGCACAGATGCTCGGCGCGAATCACCACCCCGACGCCCAACGGGTCCAACACTTCCATCAACGTGTTGGCGATCTGTGTGGTGAGGCGCTCTTGCACCTGGAGCCGGCGCGAGAAGACCTCTACCAGACGGGGAATCTTGCTCAAGCCAACGATGTGATGGCGGGGAATGTAGGCCACATGCGCGCGGCCGAAGAAGGGCAGGATGTGGTGCTCGCAGAGCGAGAAAAAGTCGATGTCTCTCACGAGGACCATTTCCTGGTAGTCTTCTTCCGTGAACTTGGCCTGATTCAAAATTTCTTGAGGATCTTGGCTATAGCCTTTTGTGAAATATTCATAGGCCCGCGCTACGCGCTGCGGCGTCTTCACTAATCCTTCGCGCTCTGTGTCCTCACCCAGGTGCTCGAGAATCTCCCGAACGCTCTGTTCGATGCCGCTCAAATGAATCGACGGCTGAGATTTGAGCACGGTGACCTTACTTGTCTGAGCTTTCCCGCGGGCGGCGCGTTTATTGTCCATATGTTCCTTTCGCTCCTTCTTGCGAGTAGAAAAGCGGCGAACGCTTTCCTCTCTTCCTTGAGTCAATCAGTCGATGCTTGCGAGAAAACGGCCTTGAGAATTTGCTTGTGTCTCACATGCGGAATACGCCGAATTGATGATCGGGAATAGGCGCGTTCAGTGACGTGGCGAGGCTGAGCCCCAGCACATCGCGCGTCTCGCCTGGGTCGAGAATGCCGTCGTCCCATAGCCGCGCGGTCGAGTAGTAGGGGCTACCTTCTTCTTCGTACTTTGCCAGTGTTGGGGCCATGAACGCTTGCTGTTCTTCCGGCGTCATGGTTTGTCCCTTTTCTTTGAGCTGTTGTAACTTCACTGTCAACAACACGCCGGCAGCCTGCTCTCCGCCCATGACCGAGATCCGCGAGTTGGGCCACATGAACAATAGGCGCGGCGAGTAGGCTCGCCCGCACATGCCGTAGTTGCCCGCTCCGTTCGAGGCTCCGATGATGACGGTCAATTTCGGCACTTGCGCGTTGGCCACAGCGTGCACCATTTTCGCGCCGTCTTTGGCAATGCCGCCTTGTTCGTATTTTTTCCCGACCATGAACCCCGTGATGTTTTGCAAAAATAGCAGGGGAATCTTGCGCTGGCAGCACATCTCGATGAAGTGCGTGCCCTTCAGGGCGGATTCGGAAAACAGCACGCCGTTGTTGGCGACGATGCCGACCAGATAGCCATGAATGCGGGCATAGCCAGTGACCAACGTTGCACCGTAGCGCGTCTTGAACTCGTGGAAACGGCTGCCATCGACGAGACGGGCGACGACTTCATGCACATCGTACGGAACGCGGGTATCGCGGGGAATGACTCCCGCGAGTTCGGCTGGATCGTAGGCTGGCGCTTCCGGCGCTTCACGGTCGAGCGGAAATTTATGTGCACGCGGGAGGTTCTCGAAAATCGAGCGCGCGATGTCGAGCGCGTGTTCGTCGTTTTCCGCCAAATGGTCGGAGACGCCCGAGAGCCGGGTATGCACGTCGCCGCCGCCTAGCTCCTCGGCGGTGACCTCCTCGCCAGTGGCAGCTTTGACGAGCGGAGGGCCGGCAAGAAAGATGGTGCCGCGCTCACGCACGATAATGTTCTCGTCCGCCATGGCCGGGACATAGGCGCCGCCGGCGGTACACGAGCCCATCACCACGGCGATTTGCGGAATGCCCAGGGCTGACATGCGGGCTTCGTTATAAAAGATGCGCCCAAAGTGCTCGCGATCCGGGAAGATGTCGGCTTGATAGGGCAGGTTCGCACCACCGGAATCGACGAGGTACACGCATGGCAGACGATTCTCTTGCGCGATCTCTTGCGCGCGCAGATGTTTCTTGACCGTGGTGGGGTAATAGCTGCCGCCTTTGACCGTGGCGTCATTCGAGACCAGCATGGCTTCGCGACCATGAATCACACCGATGCCGGTGACGATGCCTGCCGACGCCGGGTTGTCGTAGGTTCCATACGCGGCGAGGGGCGACAGTTCGAGAAACGGCGTGTTGGGGTCGATCAACGCCTCAATCCGTTCTCGTGCCAGCAGTTTGCCGCGTTCTTTGTGGCGTCTGCGGAAGTCCTCCGATCCGCCTAAGCGCGCAGTGGCGAGTGTGTCTTTGAGCTGTTGTACCAGCCCTGCCATGTGGGCGGCGTTGGCCTGAAATTCTGGGGAGTTCGTGCGGATTTTACTTTCGATGCGATCCATAAAAAAGTTGTCAGTTTATAGTTGTTAGTTCTTCGTGGGGTGCACTTCGTGCACCGCTGTCGGGACTAAAGCGCCTGCCCGTAGCGCTCTCCATAAGCGAGCGTGCCGAGTCGCTTGCGCACTTTCTTCTGGGCTTTTGCTTCCTCTGTTGGGTAGCCGAAAGGAATGACGGTGACGAGTTCCGCCTCTTCAGGAATGCCGAGTAGGGCTTTGATCTTCGGTCGGTCCAAGCCGCCGACCCAGCACGAACCTACGCCTTCTCCCCACGCCGCCAACATCAAGCACTCAGCGGCTCGGGTGGCATCGATATAGGGATTCTTCGCGCCTGCGATGACCAAAGCAATGGCAAGTGGCGCGTTGGCGATATAGGGGCCGGTCGAGGCCAGCGCGCCAATCTGCCCGAGTGTCTCGCGACTCTGCACCACGACAAATCGCCAGGGTTGGCGGTTGCGCTGCGAGTGGGCCTGCCGACCGGCCTGCAAGATTTTTCTGACAACGTCAACGGGAATCGGGTCCGGGCGGAAGTTCCGTATCGCCGGCCGAGAAACGATGCAATCGAAGACATCCATAGCGACAGTTCCGAACTTTCTACGAAAAGTGCGGAATGACCTCTTTCCCGTACCGTTCGATCTGCGGCACGAGTTCCTCCGGCGGCACGATGGGCCACAGCACGAATTTGCTGCATCCGGCCTCGACATAAGACTGCACTTTTTCGACGCACTCTTGGGCCGAGCCGATTGCGCAGCGCGCGGGCATCGACTCGGCGGCCACCGGGAAGCCGGAGAAGAATTTCTGCACGGTTTCCTGGGCGCGGGCGCGGTTGTCGTTGAGGTGCGTGAAGATCAGCACGCCGGCTTCGCGCGGGTTGACCGTGCGTCCGTACTGTTTGCCGTACTCGGCCATCTTGGCCATGCCGTCTTTGAATTCGTCCGGTGTGACGAAGGAGGGAAACCAGCCATCGCCGTAGCGTGCCGTGCGTTTGATGGCGAGATCGCTCTTGCCGCCGATCCACACATCGAGCGAACCTTTTGCTGGGCGCGGGGTGATGGTGACGTCAGTAAATTTATAGAACTTGCCCTCGTGCGAGACATTGTCCCCAGCCCAGAGCTTGCGCATGACCTGCACGCCTTCTTCCATGCGTTTGGCGCGTTCGTCGGGGTTGATACCGCAGGCGATGCAATCGCGCGGGTCGCTGCCAAGGCCCACCGCCATGATGACACGGCCACGGCTGCCGGTCAGATAGTCGAGAGTGGCGTAGGTTTTCGCTACTTGGATGGGGTCGCGCGCCGGGAGCGTCAGGACACTAGGACCCATTTTGATTTTCTTCGTGCGGGCGGCGAACATCGCCATGATGCACGAAATGTCGAGATCTGGTTGGCGAGACACGATGTGGTCCGAGAGCCAGATCGAATCGATGCCCACTTCTTCCGCGCGTTCGGCATAGGAACAGATCGTCTCCGGCGCTGGCATGCCCAGCCGCCATAGTCCAAAGCCGATACCGATTTTGACTCCGCTCATAGCAAGCCTCCCTCTGCAAGTCTGGCGGGCACTGTACCAGAAAGAGAAGCGCAGAGGAAAGGCTCCTTGCCTTGCGGGGTATATAACAAAATCTCGGCTTTGGGGAAGAATTCGCTACGAGTAGGGGCACGGCGCGCCGTGCCCCTACAACTTCTCTTCGCGTCCAAACATGCTATGACCGAGCACGGAGGATGCACGCATGCCATCGAGAGCCGAATTTGCGCAAGCCTTGATCGAATTGGAAGAGGAGTGTCGCTTTTGGGTGGTAGAGGCAATCACGCTCGACCGTGGTATCGAGAATCTTGAAGAGCGGGTGAATACCCATGCCGATGAGATCGGGCCGGCACGGACCGCTGAGTTCCGCGTCCGCCTCGATCGCACCCGCGAGCGACAGGCCGCGATCGAGGCGAAGATTCGCGCCGTGCGTGAACGTTTGCAGGAGTTGAAAGCGCGGCTGCAGGCGATGCCGGGATGAGTGATGAGCACGAATCACGAGTCCCGAGTTACGGCAGAATGGCGATGATTCTCGCCGGTCCTCCTGATCCTTTGGCGATTTTCATTGGCAAGGCGATGAGGGTTGCGCCTTTTGCTGGGAGCTGTTCTACGTGC contains the following coding sequences:
- a CDS encoding methylcrotonoyl-CoA carboxylase, yielding MDRIESKIRTNSPEFQANAAHMAGLVQQLKDTLATARLGGSEDFRRRHKERGKLLARERIEALIDPNTPFLELSPLAAYGTYDNPASAGIVTGIGVIHGREAMLVSNDATVKGGSYYPTTVKKHLRAQEIAQENRLPCVYLVDSGGANLPYQADIFPDREHFGRIFYNEARMSALGIPQIAVVMGSCTAGGAYVPAMADENIIVRERGTIFLAGPPLVKAATGEEVTAEELGGGDVHTRLSGVSDHLAENDEHALDIARSIFENLPRAHKFPLDREAPEAPAYDPAELAGVIPRDTRVPYDVHEVVARLVDGSRFHEFKTRYGATLVTGYARIHGYLVGIVANNGVLFSESALKGTHFIEMCCQRKIPLLFLQNITGFMVGKKYEQGGIAKDGAKMVHAVANAQVPKLTVIIGASNGAGNYGMCGRAYSPRLLFMWPNSRISVMGGEQAAGVLLTVKLQQLKEKGQTMTPEEQQAFMAPTLAKYEEEGSPYYSTARLWDDGILDPGETRDVLGLSLATSLNAPIPDHQFGVFRM
- a CDS encoding nitroreductase family protein: MDVFDCIVSRPAIRNFRPDPIPVDVVRKILQAGRQAHSQRNRQPWRFVVVQSRETLGQIGALASTGPYIANAPLAIALVIAGAKNPYIDATRAAECLMLAAWGEGVGSCWVGGLDRPKIKALLGIPEEAELVTVIPFGYPTEEAKAQKKVRKRLGTLAYGERYGQAL
- a CDS encoding LLM class flavin-dependent oxidoreductase, yielding MSGVKIGIGFGLWRLGMPAPETICSYAERAEEVGIDSIWLSDHIVSRQPDLDISCIMAMFAARTKKIKMGPSVLTLPARDPIQVAKTYATLDYLTGSRGRVIMAVGLGSDPRDCIACGINPDERAKRMEEGVQVMRKLWAGDNVSHEGKFYKFTDVTITPRPAKGSLDVWIGGKSDLAIKRTARYGDGWFPSFVTPDEFKDGMAKMAEYGKQYGRTVNPREAGVLIFTHLNDNRARAQETVQKFFSGFPVAAESMPARCAIGSAQECVEKVQSYVEAGCSKFVLWPIVPPEELVPQIERYGKEVIPHFS